In Sphingobacterium sp. R2, the genomic stretch GACTCAAATGATACCCTTGACACCATAAAATTTAAAGGGCAGCAACTGGAACATCAACATTTCCCAAAAGTCATTGAAAATCTCATCAAAAAAATGTAAAAACGACGCTATTATTTAGAACTGTTTTAAACAAATCGTAACTTTGTGGCATGAACGAAATTATTGAAACTGCGATAGAGTCAGATGAGTCGGAAAGTAAAGGTGGTTTGTTTCTGTTTAGAAACACTGCAATGAACCCATTTTCTGACTTTTCCTGCGCCTGCTTTAAAAAGTGTTGCAAAAAATACAAAGAAGGTAAACGCTGTAAGAAATGTCCCGGTCGGAAAAAATAGTGTATTGTGGCATTATTTCTCCTGATAATCCAAATCTTTATCAAAACTTTCTTCTAACTGGGTTAGTGAATAAATTGCTATTCCCGAAAGAAGTAAAACCATTGTAATCGCTGCTGGTGCAATTCCAAGCGCGTTGACCAAATACCCATAAAGCATAGTGGAGGGAATGAGTGCACCTCGCACAAAATTTGGTGCCGTTGTTGCAACAGTAGCGCGGAGATTCGTGCCAAATTGTTCCGCTGAAATCGTTACAAAAGTAGCCCAATACCCCACTCCTAATCCCATAATAAAAGCAAGAGTTAAGAACTTTGTAGCTGTGATACCATTACTCAGCAAATACACGAGGGAACTTCCGATGATAACTAACTGACAAATGAAGACCACTTTTTTACGGGATTTTAAAACTTGCGCAAATACTCCGGCTAGTACATCCCCGATAGAAATACCAATATAGGTAAACATTACCCCCTGGCCGGCGCTTAGTGTATCGATAGCACCTAAAGCAACTCCTATTTCAGGAGCTTGTGTAACCAAAACACCCACAACAAACCAAATAGGAAGACCGATGCATAGGCAATTGATATACCTTTTTAAACGGCTTCTATCGGTAAAAAGCATCCGGATATCTCCTCTCTTGATATCCGATTCATTTTGCTCTTGAAACAAACCTGACTCAAAAGATCCAATACGCAAGAGTAATAACAGCAGGCCCATTCCCCCACCGACAAAGTAAGCTGTCCGCCAATCAAACTCCTCCGACACAAAATAGGCTAATACCGCTCCTATAACACCCACAGCAGCAACTAACATAGTGCCATAACCACGTTTTGATTTATGCATGCTTTCGGAAACCAGCGTAATTCCAGCCCCTAATTCCCCGGCCAAACCAATACCCGCTATAAAACGGATAATACCATAGATCAGTACATCCTGTACGAAGCCATTTGCAATATTTGCCAAGGAATATAAAAGAATCGATCCGAATAGTACTTTTAAACGCCCAAATTTATCGCCGATAATCCCCCAGATAATTCCCCCCAATAGCAAACCTCCCATTTGCATATTTAATACAAATTCACCTTGAACACGCATATCCGCTGCTGGAACGCCAATATCAGTGAAGGACTGAATACGGACAATGGAGAAAATTACTAAATCATAAATATCGACGAAGTAGCCCAATGAAGCGATCATAATGAGTAACCATACTTTTCTGTCGGCTTGTTTTCCTTTTATTTCGGACATTTTAGGTTTCTTTAAGTTGTAAAAATACCATAGTGGAGCTATAAAACCAAGATTTCAAACAATAATCCGACACATTGTTCTATTTTTGTATCATGAGATATAGTCCACTTGCCTTAACATGGCTATTACGCATTTACCCCCCTTTTCTATTTCAGGGGATATGGGTAAAAAAAATTAGCCCTGGCTTTCAGGGTGCCAAAGTAAAAATTTATAAGACACCCTTCAATATCAATACCAACAAAACATTATTCGGAGGAACGATATTTTCTGCAGCCGACCCGATCTTTCCTATCCTAATTGATCAATACCTTCAAAAAATCGGTTTTAAGAAAACTGTAGCTTGGTTAAAATCATCGCAAATCGTTTTTAAAAAGCCAGGTAAAACGAGTGTAGAGTATAGTGTGGAGCTTTCCGATGAAATTCTTGAAGAATGTGCACATACCATCCGAACAAAAGGTCGGGTAGTAAAAGACTTTTCATTAGAAATTAAAGACAAATCCGGCGACCTGTGCGCTACTGTACGTTGCGAAACCTATATTCGTGACTTGAATTTTACATTCCCTTCGAGAAATCGAAATGTTGAGCCATAAGAAATTAATATCTTTGTCAAATTACCAAAAGATAACAACATGAATAAAATCGCGTTTCTAGCTATCGCATCGTTGGCAATAGCAGCATGTGGAACTCAGGGGAATGGTGAAACGACAGTGAAGGCCTTACAGGATTCAACAATTAAAATACATGACGAGATCATGCCTCAAATTGCTCATTTCGACCGCGATGCTGTCAAGATAGATTCAATTTTGGACAATTTAAAAGCTATGAAGACAGCTAAACCTGATCTGGATACGAGTTCAACGAGAAAAGAGCTCAGTATTTTGAAAGCTAATTTAGAGAGCGCTACAGAACATATGATGGACTGGATGAAGGGATATAATCCTGATTCTACAGATGTTAAATATTTTGAAACGGAACTTCAAAAGGTAAGTGATATGAAAAAGATATTCGATAATGTTTCGAAAGAGAGCCACGAAAAATTAAAGAGTTTTTAAACGAATACATTCCATTTGAATAAGCCCGACATTTGACAGCATGAACATTCGCGTGTTCGCAAAAAAATGATCAAGCTTAAAAAAAAGAGTAGACTCATGAGATACATAACTAAATTTTACTCCGCAGCTTGCCTTTTACTTGGTTTATTTTCCTGCAAAAACAATAACCAGACAACTTTACCCATCTATGGCGAAAGAGAAGCTATAGAAAAAACAGTAGACGGAAAAACAATTGTAGATACACTTTATCATACTATTCCGGCATTTAATCTGCTTAATCAAGACAGTGTAGTGATATCAGATAAGGATTTTGAAGGGAAGGTATATATTGCCAATTTTTTCTTTACGCATTGTCCGAGTATCTGTCCGACGATGAACCGCAACCTATTAAAAATATATCAACAATATAGGGATAATGAGGAAGTTCGCTTTTTATCACATAGTATCGACTTTAAATACGATCAACCTTATGTGTTGAAAGATTATGCGACAAAATTGGGCGTTACCAATAATCATTGGCAATTTGTTTCGGGAACTAAAGCCGAGATATATGGTCTAGCCAATCAATACCTGGTCTATACAGCCGAAGATAAGAACGCACCTGGTGGCTATGATCATCAGGGATATCTGGTCTTAATAGATAAAGACAAAAGAATTCGAGGAGCCTATGATGGTACCAATGATGAGCAGGTGAAAAAACTAATGAATGACTTACCGCTTCTATTGAGCGAGAGTAAAAAGTAACATGCGTACCCTCTTAACAACCGTCGTAACCATTGGTGTGATCTTATCAACATGGATAGGCTGTCAGCATGAAGTTGATATCAAAACAGCACAGTATGCAGTCAATGGCCAAAAAGTATATCGGACACATTGCCAAAATTGTCACGGGGATAACGGTGAAGGATTGGGCAATCTCTATCCCCCATTAACTGACACTACATTTCTTCAAAAAAACAGCGATCAACTAGCTTGTATCATCAAGTACGGCATTTCAGGGGAACTTGAAGTTGCAGGTAAAAAGTTTAACAATACGATGCCTGCCTCAAACCTTTCTTCAATCGATATCGCTTATGTGTTGACCTACATTAATACTAAAATTAACAAAGGGAAACAGATTTATTCCCTAGAAGAGGTCGATAAGAACTTAAAAAAATGCAATTAAAGGAAGCGGCGGTTAGATCAAAAACGCCGCTTCTTTTTTTAAGCCATTGCCAACTTTCTAAGCCATTTCCAACCCACCTATTGCCTATACACCAGGCTGATATTAACCATGAATTTGCTGTTGTTTGATACGGATCAGCAGGCTAACGCAAAAAATAAAAAACAATTTTATTTATTTTCTCTTATTGTATTATTGATCCAAAGTTTTTGATTTTTGATTTATTGATTTATAACAATATTCTGACATTTTGGAACTAAATTAATCGCTAATTTTGCAACCGAATGAACGTTCGATTGATGAATTATAATGAAAAAATTGCAGCTGTATTGGCCAGTACGCTAAAGCTGATACAGACCAACGGCTTCCATGGAACGCCGATGAGTAAAATCGCACAAGACTCTGATGTAGCTATAGGAACTATCTACCATTATTTCCCTTCAAAAGATGATCTGATCTTTGCGCTGTTCAAACACTGTAGAACACTGTTAAATGATTATATTTTTGATGGTATAAGAGATGATTTCGAGTATAGAGATTCATTTTTTCATATTTGGCGCAATTTTGTCAAATTCTATCTCGAGAATGGGCCCATCTTCAGTTTTTTTGAGCAATTTTTTTCGTCCCCTTACTACGAAAAAAATAAAGCGGAGATACAAGAGCCCTTGGGCGGGCAAAATAAAGTTGTCGACTTCCTGCAAGAGGGTATCGATCGGAAAATTTTAAAGCAGGTAGATGTCCATCTGTTAGTGGCCAGTTACATCGGAGTGGCATTATCGACGGTACATAGTATCAAATTCAAAGATCTGAGTTTTTCTGAACAAAATGTTGATATACTGGTGGGGATTATTTGGGACGGAGCTATTAATAAAGAAAATAATAATTAATTACATATATGAAGTTTAATAAAATCGTTTATTCTTTAGCGACCCTTTCGCTTCTGAGTAATACAGGATTTGCACAACAGCAACCTGAAAGCTTGCCGCCAAATGCGACACTTCAGCAGCTGATAGATTATGCTTTACGGAATAAAATTTCGATTAAGCAAGCCGAGCTTGATGAAACCATCGGGGAAAGAGATATTGATATTTCACTTTCTGGTTGGTATCCGCAGCTGGGTTTAACCGGCAATTTCAATCACAACGTCAAATTGCCGACGATGTTCTTTAATGGTGCTAATATCCCTCTGGGAACTAAAAATAGTAGTGCATTAACGTTGCAGGCTGACCAACAAATTCTAAACCCGGCGTTAATGCAAGCCAAAAAAGGGGCTGACCTGCTTCGGCTAAGTAACAGACAAAATACCGAAAGTCAGAAAATCGACGCCGTTGTCGATGTCAGCAAAGCTTATTACGACATTTTGACTTCGGAAGAACAAATTAAAATTGTTCAGGAAAACATCGCCCGCCTCCAAAAGCAATACAATGATTCACATGTACGTTATGAAGTTGGTGTGGTGGATAAGACCGATTACAAGCGTGCACAGATCGCCTTGGCTAATGCCAAAGCTGACGAAAAGCGTACCGTAGAGATGCGCAAATATAAATATGACTATTTAAAACAGCTTTTGGCATTAGATAAAAGTCAAAACTTGACCTTATCTTTCAATAACGCTGATATGGAAAGTCAAATCTTATTGGATACGACCTCCGGATTGAATGTGACCAATCGCATTGAATTTCAACAATTACAGACTTCCAAAAAGATTCAACAATTAAACACGCAATATTATAAGTGGACTTATCTTCCAAACATCAGTGCTTTCTATAATTACGCATTTAACTACAGAAACAACAGTTTTGGAAAGTTGTACAATGATAATATTCCTAGTTCGGTTGCAGGTTTAAATCTATCGCTCCCTATTTTTCAAGGATTTAAGCGTAAAAATCAAATCAATAAATCCAGACTTCAGGAAGAGCGCATTGATTGGGATATTAAGAACTTAGAGACTTCGGTCAATACGCAATATTCAATGGCACGTGCCACTTATAATGCCAATCTAAGTGACTGGAAAACTGCCCAGGAAAATGTTACACTCTCCAAAGAAGTTTATGAGACAATCAAACTACAATATGATGAGGGGATCAAAACATATCTGGATTTGATGACAGCTGAGACTGATTTAAAGACAACACAACTGAATTATTTGAATGCGCTCTATGCCTTGTTGGCGAGTAAGCTTGATGTGCAAAAAGCTATCGGATCAATTCAAACAAATTAATCAATTAAAAAGGAAACTAATACATATCATGAATAAAAGACAATTATTATTCGCTTTCTTCCTAGGGACAGCTTTAGTATGGACCTCTTGTGGAAATAAAGATGCTAAAAAGCAAGGGCCGCCACAGGCGCAAGCCGAGAAAGTCGTTCCAGTTACTTTCGGTGTAGCATCGCATGAGATTGTAACAGGTACAATAAGCTATCCTGCGACAGTTAAACCGCTGAATGAAGCAGACTTATTTGCAGAAGTGAGCGGTTATATCACCAAAATATATGTCTCAGATGGCGCAGCAGTTACGAAAGGACAAGCGCTTTATGAAATTGATGGTACACGCTATAATGCTGCGGTTCAACAGGCTAAAGCTAGCCTCCAAGTCGCACAGACAGAATTGGATCGCCAAAAAAGAGATTTAGGAAGATATCAAACATTGGCAGATAAGGATGCAATCGCAAAACAGACCTTTGATAATGCGCAATCAAGCGTTGCTGCTGCTCAAGCACAGGTAGAGTCTGCTCGCGCAGCACTACTCACAGCAAATACCAATTTATCACGATCGACTATTCGGGCTCCGTTTAGTGGCACTGTAGGAATATCACAGGTACGGTTGGGAGCTTTAGTGAATCCTGGTACTACCCTGTTGAACACCTTATCTTCTACAAGTCCAATTGCTGTAGAGTTTCAGGTAAATGAAAAGGACATTAGCAAATTTAGCCAATTACAAAGTAGCCGTTCGTCTTCCGATCTTTCGCTTATGCTACCCAATGGAAGCACTTATGAGGGCAAAGGAACGATCACAACCATTGACCGGGCAGTCGATCCTGCAACTGGAACGATCAAAGTACGGGCGACATTTCCGAACAATGCCAATGAACTGCGTGCAGGTATGAATATCACCATGAATGTATCAACAACCTCTTCCAAAGAAGAAATTGTTGTTCCCTACAAAGCGGTATTTGAGCAGTTAGGTGTTTTCAATATATATACCGTCAACGACAGCAGTAAAGCGGAGATACATCAAGTAAAACTGGGTATCAAAGCTGGCGACAAAATCGTGATCAAAGAAGGTGTCAAAGATGGCGAGAAAATTATCGTCGATGGCACTATGAATGTCCAAAATGGAGTTAAAGTAGTGGATGCTGCCGTGGCAGCTCAACAGGCTGCGAAAGGAGCTCCTCAGGGAAAATAACACCACTAATTTTTAAAGAGAATCTAAAAAATATAGAATGATTTCAGAAGTATTTATTAAGAGGCCAGTTACCGCAATCGTTATTTCGATTTTGATTTCAATCATCGGAATTATTGCAGTATCGACGTTGCCAATTAGCCAGTATCCTTCTATTGCGCCTCCAACAGTGACTGTTACAGCAAATTACACTGGAGCGGATGCACAGACGGTTGAACAAACCGTGACAACTCTTATCGAGAGTCAGATCAATGGTACACCTGGCATGATTTATATGTCGTCTAATAGCACATCCAATGGTCAAGCAACAATTACGGTGACATTTGAAGTAGGTACGGATATCGATATAGCTACCCTAGATGTACAAAACCGTGTGGGAATTGCTGAACCAGCCCTTCCTGAAGCTGTTAGACGTCTGGGGATTACTACACGTAAAGCCAATAACGACATCCTTATGTTAGTTGCGCTAACTTCTCCAAAAGGAACGAGAAGCGAAAACTTCTTAGCTAATTACAACAACTTATACGTTAAAGACGCTCTATTACGTGTGAAAGGTGTCGGTGACGTAACCGCCTTTGGTCAGCCATTCTCCATGCGGGTATGGCTTGATGCGAACAAATTGGCTAACTTGAGCATGACTCCTGCCGATGTATCGACTGCAATTGCAGAACAAAACTCCCGTATACCTGGCGGTAGCGTCGGTGGACGTCCGCAAGAGTCGTCAACGGTATTTGAGTACCCGGTGATTACCGATAGTGACCTTTCCAATCCAGAGGATTTTGAAAACATCATTGTAAAAACCAATAAGGATGGGTCTATTGTACTTTTAAAGGATGTTGCACGTGTAGAATTGGGTCAGTTCAATTATGGTACATCATCTACCGTAAACGGTATGACCTCCTCGGCCATGATGATCAACCAGACACCTGGAGGTAATGCAGTCGAGTCGGCTGAAGGTATTGTTAATGCTTTGGAAAAATTGAAGAAATCTTTCCCAACAGATGTAGATTATACAATCAGTTACGAAACTGTATCCGTTGTAAATGCCTCAATATCTTCCGTTATACACACGCTAGTTGAAGCATTAATTCTAGTTACGGTTGTGGTGTTTTTCTTCCTTCAAAGTTGGAGGGCAACATTAATTCCTGTACTGGCCATTCCAGTGTCCATCGTGGGTACCTTCATCTTCTTCCTGATGTTTGGGTTTTCAATCAACAACCTGACGATGCTTGCTTTTGTATTAGCCATCGGTATTGTGGTGGATGATGCCATTGTTGTTGTGGAAGCAGTACAGCATTACATCGACCACTATAAGCTGGATGCAAAAGAAGCAACAAGGCGCGCTATGGGCGATATTACAGCTCCGGTTATTGCAATTGCATTGATTTTGGCAGCCGTATTTGTACCAGTCGGTTTTATACCAGGCATGGTCGGTAAATTGTACCAACAATTTGCCATCACGATCGCCGTATCCGTCATGCTATCTGCATTTATAGCGCTTTCATTAACCCCAGCATTATGTTCAATTTTATTGAAGCCTACAGCAGTACATGAAGGCGCAAGAGGATTGAATAAATTTTTCTATAAATTTAATGTTTGGTTTGAAAAAGTAACGATAAAATACTCAAATGGTGTAAAACAGGCGATCAAAAAAGCACCCCTGGTATTGATCATTCTCTTATGTATTTTTATTGGAACAGGATGGATGTTTACAACCAAACCTACTGGATTTATTCCTTCTGAGGATGGTGGTGCATTTTTTGCAGGTATAACGTTGCCAGAAGGTTCATCCTCTGCGCGTACAAATGAAGTGCTAAAAGAAATTGAAGCTGATCTGCATAAGACATTCCCCGAAATCAAATATGTTACTGCAATCTCCGGTATCAATATCTTGAATCGTGCATTTAAATCCAATGGAGCGACAGTATTCGTTTCGCTTAAACCTTGGGAAACGCGTACACGCACTGCAAACGATATTGCAGGGATGATTATGGGCAAGTATGCAGGCTATACCAAGGCCAGAGTATTAGCTGTAACGCCACCGGCAATTCCAGGTTTAGGTACATCTGGGGGTTTCTCGATGCAGGTACAGGATTTGCAAACTGTAAACATCAAAGACTTCGAAGCCACAGTCGGTAAATTCTTGATGGCTGCCAACCAACGTCCGGAAATTGGAATGGCTTACACATTGTTTAATACCAATTCGCCAAACTACAAATTGGAGGTAAACCGTGAACAGGCAAAACGTATGGGTGTGCCGATCTCAAGTATCTATTCAACAATATCATCGTATTTAGGTAGTAGTTATGTCAATGACTTCACAAAGTATGGACGTAGTTATCGGGTTGTTACACAAGCCGATATACCATACCGCATGAATATTGAAGATATCAATAAGTTGTATGTCAACAATATCTCAGGAAACCCTGTACCTATGGGTACCCTGGTTACTTATGAACTAACGACAATGCCTTCAATCATCAATCACTACAATATCTTTAGAAGTATTGAGGTCAACGGTAGCTCAGCTCCGGGTTATTCGTCAGGGGATGCTCTGAAAGCTTTACAGGAAGTTGCTGCCCAAACTTTGCCAGAAGGTTTTGACTATCAATTTTCCGGTCTATCATTACAAGAAATGCAATCGGGATCTAAGACCATTCAAATTTTTGCGTTGTGTATTCTATTTGTGTTCCTACTTTTAGCAGCATTGTACGAAAGCTGGTCTGTACCATTTTCTATTTTATTATCTGTGCCGTTGGGCGTATTTGGAGCAATCTTAACATTGACGCTGATTCCAACCTTGGATAATAACATCTATGCACAAATCGGTTTGGTTACAATTATTGGTCTAGCAGCCAAAAATGCAATTCTGATTGTAGAGTTTGCCAAGGAAAGGGTTGATATTGGAATGAACCTTTATGAGGCAACTTTAGATGCAGTAAAATTGCGTTTACGCCCAATCATCATGACATCTTTTGCATTCATTTTGGGGATTATTCCATTGATGCTATCCCACGGTGCTGGTGCTATATCTCGCCAAACAATTGGTTGGACCGTATTTGGCGGTATGACTGCCGCTACCCTCCTTGCGATATTTATCGTTCCCGTTCTGTTCGTCGTGATTACACGCATGGCCTATGGTAAGAAAAAACTAGCAGAATTAGAGGCTAATTTCGATGCGGAGAAAGCTAAAAATTTAAGTGCCCACTAGTTATATGTTGCCTCTGGTATTAAAATAAATACCGGGCTAACCGCAAAGAAGCCTTTCCTAAAATTCGGGAAAGGCTTCTTTTTGCTTGTCCAATTATATTTCTTTATTTTTACCATTCACTATTAAAAATATATGTCACCTGAATCACAACGTAAATTTGAATTACTAAACCTCCTCGCCGAGTCCTACGATGCGCTATTGTTTGATGTCGATGGTACTTTGGCAGATAATATGCACGCGCATAAACAAGCATACAAAGCTGCGGCAGAACACTATGGAATTGAATTGGATGTTAATTTGATCGACGAAACTGCCGGATGGCCAACTGTTGCTGTTGCAGAAGAAATCAGCAAACGCTATGAAGTGGATTTCGATTATCAGGAATTTTCCGCGCTTAAATCTACTATATTTCGCGATGAATATGTATTTAAAACCCAACCAGTAGATTATGTCGTTGAACATCTAAAATATCAAAAAGGCAAAAAACATATTGCTGCTGTATCTGGAGGAACGAGATCGACTTTATCGATGACATTGAATACCATTGGTGTATGGGATGATCTGGAAACATTGGTGTGTGCAGGCGATACTCCCGAAGGGAAACCCTCTCCCCAGCCTTTTCTTTTGGCAGCCTCACAATTAAATATTGATCCCAAA encodes the following:
- a CDS encoding transposase; amino-acid sequence: MNKIAFLAIASLAIAACGTQGNGETTVKALQDSTIKIHDEIMPQIAHFDRDAVKIDSILDNLKAMKTAKPDLDTSSTRKELSILKANLESATEHMMDWMKGYNPDSTDVKYFETELQKVSDMKKIFDNVSKESHEKLKSF
- a CDS encoding TetR/AcrR family transcriptional regulator, whose protein sequence is MNYNEKIAAVLASTLKLIQTNGFHGTPMSKIAQDSDVAIGTIYHYFPSKDDLIFALFKHCRTLLNDYIFDGIRDDFEYRDSFFHIWRNFVKFYLENGPIFSFFEQFFSSPYYEKNKAEIQEPLGGQNKVVDFLQEGIDRKILKQVDVHLLVASYIGVALSTVHSIKFKDLSFSEQNVDILVGIIWDGAINKENNN
- a CDS encoding efflux RND transporter periplasmic adaptor subunit; its protein translation is MNKRQLLFAFFLGTALVWTSCGNKDAKKQGPPQAQAEKVVPVTFGVASHEIVTGTISYPATVKPLNEADLFAEVSGYITKIYVSDGAAVTKGQALYEIDGTRYNAAVQQAKASLQVAQTELDRQKRDLGRYQTLADKDAIAKQTFDNAQSSVAAAQAQVESARAALLTANTNLSRSTIRAPFSGTVGISQVRLGALVNPGTTLLNTLSSTSPIAVEFQVNEKDISKFSQLQSSRSSSDLSLMLPNGSTYEGKGTITTIDRAVDPATGTIKVRATFPNNANELRAGMNITMNVSTTSSKEEIVVPYKAVFEQLGVFNIYTVNDSSKAEIHQVKLGIKAGDKIVIKEGVKDGEKIIVDGTMNVQNGVKVVDAAVAAQQAAKGAPQGK
- a CDS encoding TolC family protein codes for the protein MKFNKIVYSLATLSLLSNTGFAQQQPESLPPNATLQQLIDYALRNKISIKQAELDETIGERDIDISLSGWYPQLGLTGNFNHNVKLPTMFFNGANIPLGTKNSSALTLQADQQILNPALMQAKKGADLLRLSNRQNTESQKIDAVVDVSKAYYDILTSEEQIKIVQENIARLQKQYNDSHVRYEVGVVDKTDYKRAQIALANAKADEKRTVEMRKYKYDYLKQLLALDKSQNLTLSFNNADMESQILLDTTSGLNVTNRIEFQQLQTSKKIQQLNTQYYKWTYLPNISAFYNYAFNYRNNSFGKLYNDNIPSSVAGLNLSLPIFQGFKRKNQINKSRLQEERIDWDIKNLETSVNTQYSMARATYNANLSDWKTAQENVTLSKEVYETIKLQYDEGIKTYLDLMTAETDLKTTQLNYLNALYALLASKLDVQKAIGSIQTN
- a CDS encoding MFS transporter; translation: MSEIKGKQADRKVWLLIMIASLGYFVDIYDLVIFSIVRIQSFTDIGVPAADMRVQGEFVLNMQMGGLLLGGIIWGIIGDKFGRLKVLFGSILLYSLANIANGFVQDVLIYGIIRFIAGIGLAGELGAGITLVSESMHKSKRGYGTMLVAAVGVIGAVLAYFVSEEFDWRTAYFVGGGMGLLLLLLRIGSFESGLFQEQNESDIKRGDIRMLFTDRSRLKRYINCLCIGLPIWFVVGVLVTQAPEIGVALGAIDTLSAGQGVMFTYIGISIGDVLAGVFAQVLKSRKKVVFICQLVIIGSSLVYLLSNGITATKFLTLAFIMGLGVGYWATFVTISAEQFGTNLRATVATTAPNFVRGALIPSTMLYGYLVNALGIAPAAITMVLLLSGIAIYSLTQLEESFDKDLDYQEK
- a CDS encoding efflux RND transporter permease subunit, which encodes MISEVFIKRPVTAIVISILISIIGIIAVSTLPISQYPSIAPPTVTVTANYTGADAQTVEQTVTTLIESQINGTPGMIYMSSNSTSNGQATITVTFEVGTDIDIATLDVQNRVGIAEPALPEAVRRLGITTRKANNDILMLVALTSPKGTRSENFLANYNNLYVKDALLRVKGVGDVTAFGQPFSMRVWLDANKLANLSMTPADVSTAIAEQNSRIPGGSVGGRPQESSTVFEYPVITDSDLSNPEDFENIIVKTNKDGSIVLLKDVARVELGQFNYGTSSTVNGMTSSAMMINQTPGGNAVESAEGIVNALEKLKKSFPTDVDYTISYETVSVVNASISSVIHTLVEALILVTVVVFFFLQSWRATLIPVLAIPVSIVGTFIFFLMFGFSINNLTMLAFVLAIGIVVDDAIVVVEAVQHYIDHYKLDAKEATRRAMGDITAPVIAIALILAAVFVPVGFIPGMVGKLYQQFAITIAVSVMLSAFIALSLTPALCSILLKPTAVHEGARGLNKFFYKFNVWFEKVTIKYSNGVKQAIKKAPLVLIILLCIFIGTGWMFTTKPTGFIPSEDGGAFFAGITLPEGSSSARTNEVLKEIEADLHKTFPEIKYVTAISGINILNRAFKSNGATVFVSLKPWETRTRTANDIAGMIMGKYAGYTKARVLAVTPPAIPGLGTSGGFSMQVQDLQTVNIKDFEATVGKFLMAANQRPEIGMAYTLFNTNSPNYKLEVNREQAKRMGVPISSIYSTISSYLGSSYVNDFTKYGRSYRVVTQADIPYRMNIEDINKLYVNNISGNPVPMGTLVTYELTTMPSIINHYNIFRSIEVNGSSAPGYSSGDALKALQEVAAQTLPEGFDYQFSGLSLQEMQSGSKTIQIFALCILFVFLLLAALYESWSVPFSILLSVPLGVFGAILTLTLIPTLDNNIYAQIGLVTIIGLAAKNAILIVEFAKERVDIGMNLYEATLDAVKLRLRPIIMTSFAFILGIIPLMLSHGAGAISRQTIGWTVFGGMTAATLLAIFIVPVLFVVITRMAYGKKKLAELEANFDAEKAKNLSAH
- a CDS encoding SCO family protein; protein product: MRYITKFYSAACLLLGLFSCKNNNQTTLPIYGEREAIEKTVDGKTIVDTLYHTIPAFNLLNQDSVVISDKDFEGKVYIANFFFTHCPSICPTMNRNLLKIYQQYRDNEEVRFLSHSIDFKYDQPYVLKDYATKLGVTNNHWQFVSGTKAEIYGLANQYLVYTAEDKNAPGGYDHQGYLVLIDKDKRIRGAYDGTNDEQVKKLMNDLPLLLSESKK
- a CDS encoding HAD family phosphatase; this translates as MSPESQRKFELLNLLAESYDALLFDVDGTLADNMHAHKQAYKAAAEHYGIELDVNLIDETAGWPTVAVAEEISKRYEVDFDYQEFSALKSTIFRDEYVFKTQPVDYVVEHLKYQKGKKHIAAVSGGTRSTLSMTLNTIGVWDDLETLVCAGDTPEGKPSPQPFLLAASQLNIDPKRCLVYEDGIPGVEGAKAAGMGWVRVDEI
- a CDS encoding cytochrome c, giving the protein MRTLLTTVVTIGVILSTWIGCQHEVDIKTAQYAVNGQKVYRTHCQNCHGDNGEGLGNLYPPLTDTTFLQKNSDQLACIIKYGISGELEVAGKKFNNTMPASNLSSIDIAYVLTYINTKINKGKQIYSLEEVDKNLKKCN
- a CDS encoding DUF4442 domain-containing protein; protein product: MRYSPLALTWLLRIYPPFLFQGIWVKKISPGFQGAKVKIYKTPFNINTNKTLFGGTIFSAADPIFPILIDQYLQKIGFKKTVAWLKSSQIVFKKPGKTSVEYSVELSDEILEECAHTIRTKGRVVKDFSLEIKDKSGDLCATVRCETYIRDLNFTFPSRNRNVEP